The Streptomyces sp. DH-12 genome has a window encoding:
- a CDS encoding MDR family MFS transporter, producing the protein MTATQAPDAASPTAMTNRQILQAMSGLMAGMFVAILAGTVVANALPTIIADLGASQSSYTWVVTSELLAMTATVPLWGKLSDLFDKKLLLQLSLAMFVVGSLLAGFSNGVELLIFSRVVQGIGAGGLTALAQVVMAAVIPPRRLGKYAGIFGAVFAVGTVAGPLIGGVLVDTSWLGWRWCFFIGVPFALLAIALLQRTLRLPQTRREAKIDFLGAFLIVAGVCALLIWVSMAGNEFDWASWQTAALTGAGVLLLVAAVFVEARTPEPVIPLDIFRNRTVTLTTVASLLVGVAMFGGTVFLSQYFQVSLGKSPTVAGLMSLPMILGLLVSSTVAGQVISRTGVWKRYLVAGAVFMTVGLGLLATIDADTSFTLLSVYMAVLGVGVGMLMQNLVLAAQNDVPASELGAATSVLSFFRSMGGTIGTSVLGAILANRVASEMTKGLDAAGLPSGGDGGGSGEGSVPDMSTLPEPLRQIVEHAYGVATADLFLIATPCALLALLTVVFIKEKPLKTTSGMERLAEEAGAAAGTDKTVAGS; encoded by the coding sequence GTGACCGCAACCCAGGCGCCGGACGCGGCGTCACCCACCGCCATGACCAACCGGCAGATACTCCAGGCCATGTCCGGGCTCATGGCCGGCATGTTCGTGGCGATCCTGGCGGGCACCGTCGTGGCCAACGCGCTGCCGACGATCATCGCCGACCTGGGGGCGAGCCAGTCCTCCTACACCTGGGTCGTCACCTCGGAGCTGCTGGCCATGACGGCGACCGTGCCGCTCTGGGGCAAGCTGTCCGACCTGTTCGACAAGAAGCTGCTGCTCCAGCTGTCGCTGGCCATGTTCGTCGTGGGCTCGCTGCTGGCGGGCTTCTCCAACGGTGTCGAGCTGCTCATCTTCAGCCGTGTGGTGCAGGGCATCGGCGCGGGCGGTCTGACCGCGCTCGCCCAGGTCGTCATGGCGGCCGTCATCCCGCCCCGCCGGCTCGGCAAGTACGCCGGCATCTTCGGCGCCGTGTTCGCCGTGGGCACCGTCGCCGGACCGCTGATCGGCGGCGTGCTGGTGGACACCTCCTGGCTGGGCTGGCGCTGGTGCTTCTTCATCGGCGTGCCGTTCGCGCTGCTCGCCATCGCGCTGCTGCAGCGCACCCTGCGCCTGCCGCAGACCCGGCGCGAGGCGAAGATCGACTTCCTGGGCGCCTTCCTCATCGTCGCGGGCGTCTGCGCCCTGCTGATCTGGGTGAGCATGGCGGGCAACGAGTTCGACTGGGCCTCCTGGCAGACCGCCGCGCTCACCGGCGCCGGTGTCCTGCTGCTGGTCGCCGCGGTGTTCGTCGAGGCACGGACGCCCGAGCCGGTCATCCCGCTGGACATCTTCCGCAACCGCACCGTCACCCTCACCACGGTCGCGAGCCTGCTGGTCGGCGTCGCCATGTTCGGCGGCACGGTGTTCCTCTCGCAGTACTTCCAGGTGTCCCTCGGCAAGTCGCCCACCGTGGCCGGGCTGATGAGCCTGCCGATGATCCTCGGTCTGCTGGTCTCGTCGACCGTCGCCGGTCAGGTCATCAGCAGGACCGGCGTGTGGAAGCGCTACCTGGTGGCGGGCGCGGTCTTCATGACCGTCGGCCTCGGCCTGCTGGCCACCATCGACGCGGACACCTCCTTCACCCTGCTCAGCGTCTACATGGCGGTGCTCGGCGTCGGCGTCGGCATGCTGATGCAGAACCTGGTGCTGGCCGCCCAGAACGACGTGCCGGCCAGCGAGCTGGGCGCCGCGACCTCCGTGCTGTCCTTCTTCCGCAGCATGGGCGGCACCATCGGCACCAGCGTCCTGGGCGCCATCCTCGCCAACCGGGTCGCGTCCGAGATGACCAAGGGCCTGGACGCCGCGGGCCTCCCCTCGGGCGGCGACGGCGGCGGCAGCGGGGAGGGCAGCGTCCCCGACATGTCCACCCTGCCCGAGCCGCTGCGGCAGATCGTCGAGCACGCCTACGGCGTCGCCACCGCCGACCTGTTCCTCATCGCCACGCCGTGCGCGCTGCTGGCGCTGCTCACCGTGGTCTTCATCAAGGAGAAGCCGCTGAAGACGACCAGCGGTATGGAGCGCCTCGCCGAGGAGGCCGGCGCCGCGGCGGGCACGGACAAGACCGTCGCCGGGAGCTGA
- a CDS encoding TetR family transcriptional regulator, translating to MHIMTGKNTAGGGLRERKKRATRAALAEAAVRLAAEKGADQVTVEAISAAAGVSVRTFFNYFDSRDDAFVVVDADAGERVRRSFLAAPPGLPPLEALREALAAELREAERQHELWSLHLRVLHSAPHLLVRNLGAQMADESGLAEAIARRIRAGDDPDTAAVPPGDDADRAAPGLYPRLLAAVAGTAVRVSVQHWCERPDELSFADVFREAFDLLAAGLPAPAR from the coding sequence ATGCACATCATGACGGGGAAGAACACCGCGGGCGGCGGTCTGCGGGAGCGCAAGAAGCGCGCCACACGCGCCGCGCTCGCGGAGGCGGCGGTGCGGCTGGCCGCCGAGAAGGGTGCGGACCAGGTGACGGTCGAGGCGATCAGCGCCGCGGCCGGCGTGTCCGTCCGGACCTTCTTCAACTATTTCGACTCGCGCGACGACGCCTTCGTCGTCGTGGACGCGGACGCCGGCGAGCGGGTGCGGCGGTCGTTCCTCGCCGCACCGCCCGGACTCCCGCCGCTGGAGGCGCTGCGCGAGGCGCTCGCCGCGGAGCTGAGGGAGGCGGAGCGACAGCACGAGCTGTGGAGTCTGCACCTCCGGGTGCTGCATTCCGCCCCGCACCTCCTCGTGCGGAACCTCGGCGCGCAGATGGCCGACGAGTCGGGGCTGGCCGAGGCGATCGCCCGGCGGATCCGCGCCGGGGACGACCCTGACACCGCCGCCGTCCCGCCCGGGGACGACGCGGACCGTGCCGCTCCCGGGCTGTACCCGCGGCTGCTCGCCGCGGTCGCCGGGACGGCGGTGCGGGTGAGCGTGCAGCACTGGTGCGAACGGCCGGACGAGCTGTCGTTCGCCGACGTGTTCCGCGAGGCGTTCGACCTCCTCGCCGCCGGACTGCCGGCCCCGGCCCGGTAG
- a CDS encoding MFS transporter, translating into MTGDRLGWRVCLLGGAVFAVCMTGTTLPTPLYPLYQQEFGFSELTVTVVYAVYAFAVIGALLLAGNASDAVGRRPVLLWGLACATASAGCFLLAADIAWLYAGRLLSGLSAGLFTGAATAYVMESAPPGGASRATFVATAATMGGLGCGPLLAGLLAEYATWPLRLPYAVHLALVAASAAVLLGLPETVRDLRPLGTVRPRRPGVPAQVRTVFGPAATAVFVGFALSGVFTSVSPAFLAQSLDVTDHAVSGAVVAAAFFASIAGQTAVGRVGVRRSLPLGCAGLLAGLALLAGALHWDLLALVVSSALVGGVGQGLAFRGALTAVGRASPPDRRAAVLSSLFVVAYTGISVPVVGVGLLTEPLGLEDAGLVFIACMAALVITAAGHLLRRPVPAGT; encoded by the coding sequence ATGACCGGTGACCGGCTCGGATGGCGCGTGTGCCTGCTCGGCGGCGCCGTGTTCGCGGTGTGCATGACCGGCACCACGCTCCCGACCCCGCTGTACCCCCTCTACCAGCAGGAGTTCGGCTTCTCCGAGCTGACGGTCACCGTCGTGTACGCGGTGTACGCCTTCGCGGTCATCGGCGCCCTGCTGCTCGCGGGCAACGCCTCCGACGCCGTCGGCAGACGCCCGGTCCTGTTGTGGGGCCTCGCCTGTGCGACCGCGAGCGCCGGCTGTTTCCTGCTGGCCGCCGACATCGCCTGGCTGTACGCCGGGCGGCTCCTGTCGGGCCTGTCGGCCGGCCTGTTCACCGGAGCCGCCACAGCCTACGTCATGGAGTCGGCTCCGCCCGGCGGCGCCTCCCGCGCCACGTTCGTCGCGACGGCCGCCACCATGGGCGGTCTCGGCTGCGGCCCCCTGCTCGCCGGACTCCTCGCCGAGTACGCCACCTGGCCGCTCCGCCTGCCGTACGCCGTCCACCTGGCCCTGGTGGCCGCTTCGGCGGCGGTGCTCCTGGGGCTGCCGGAGACCGTACGGGACCTTCGCCCGCTGGGCACGGTACGGCCGCGGCGCCCCGGCGTCCCCGCGCAGGTGCGGACGGTGTTCGGGCCGGCGGCGACGGCCGTGTTCGTGGGCTTCGCGCTGTCCGGGGTGTTCACCTCCGTCAGCCCCGCGTTCCTCGCGCAGTCCCTCGACGTCACCGACCACGCGGTGAGCGGGGCGGTCGTCGCGGCGGCCTTCTTCGCGTCGATCGCCGGACAGACGGCGGTCGGCCGGGTGGGGGTGCGCCGGTCCCTGCCCCTGGGCTGCGCCGGTCTGCTCGCGGGCCTCGCCCTGCTGGCGGGCGCCCTGCACTGGGACCTGCTGGCACTGGTGGTGTCGAGCGCGCTCGTCGGCGGCGTCGGCCAGGGTCTGGCGTTCCGCGGGGCACTGACCGCGGTGGGCCGGGCGTCCCCGCCGGACCGGAGGGCGGCGGTGCTCTCGTCGCTGTTCGTCGTCGCGTACACCGGCATCTCGGTGCCGGTCGTCGGGGTGGGCCTGCTGACGGAGCCGCTGGGCCTGGAGGACGCGGGGCTCGTGTTCATCGCCTGCATGGCGGCGCTGGTGATCACGGCCGCGGGCCACCTGCTGCGCAGGCCGGTGCCGGCCGGGACGTGA
- a CDS encoding pirin family protein: MSNTETRPVQMRCGGESEAGRPAEVEILTARDVPLGGPRAMRVRRTLPQRARSLIGAWCFADHYGPDDVAGAGGMNVPPHPHTGLQTVSWLFSGEIEHRDSLGSHAFVRPGELNLMTGGHGIAHSEVSTPDTTTLHGVQLWVALPDEHRDTGKDFQHHVPHPVTLNGGEARVFLGTLAGAASPVRTFTPLLGAELTVSPGARLVLDVDPAHEHGVLVDTGDVLVEDTPVERAALGYTAPGRTTLTLTNRGSAPARLILLGGPPFGEEIVMWWNFIGRSHDEIVKAHEDWTKGARFGEVRGYDGAPLPAPELPNAPLKPRGRVR, encoded by the coding sequence ATGAGCAACACGGAGACACGCCCCGTGCAGATGAGGTGCGGCGGCGAGAGCGAGGCCGGCCGCCCGGCGGAGGTCGAGATCCTCACGGCCCGCGACGTGCCGCTCGGCGGCCCGCGCGCGATGCGGGTGCGGCGCACCCTGCCGCAGCGCGCCCGGTCGCTCATCGGCGCCTGGTGCTTCGCCGACCACTACGGCCCCGACGACGTCGCCGGCGCCGGCGGCATGAACGTCCCCCCGCATCCGCACACCGGCCTGCAGACGGTCAGCTGGCTGTTCAGCGGGGAGATCGAGCACCGCGACAGCCTGGGCAGTCACGCCTTCGTCCGGCCCGGCGAGCTGAACCTGATGACCGGCGGTCACGGCATCGCCCACTCGGAGGTCTCGACGCCGGACACCACGACCCTGCACGGCGTCCAGCTGTGGGTGGCGCTCCCCGACGAACACCGTGACACCGGGAAGGACTTCCAGCACCACGTCCCGCACCCGGTCACCCTGAACGGCGGCGAGGCCCGCGTCTTCCTCGGCACGCTCGCGGGCGCCGCCTCCCCGGTCCGCACCTTCACCCCGCTGCTGGGCGCGGAACTCACCGTGTCCCCGGGCGCGAGGCTGGTGCTGGACGTCGACCCCGCCCACGAGCACGGGGTGCTCGTCGACACGGGCGACGTCCTCGTCGAGGACACGCCGGTGGAACGGGCCGCCCTGGGGTACACGGCCCCGGGCCGCACCACCCTCACCCTCACCAACCGGGGATCCGCCCCGGCCCGCCTGATCCTCCTCGGCGGCCCGCCCTTCGGCGAGGAGATCGTCATGTGGTGGAACTTCATCGGCCGGTCGCACGACGAGATCGTGAAGGCTCACGAGGACTGGACGAAGGGGGCACGTTTCGGCGAGGTGCGGGGGTACGACGGGGCCCCACTGCCCGCGCCGGAGCTGCCGAACGCGCCCTTGAAGCCGCGGGGGAGGGTGCGCTGA
- a CDS encoding pyridoxamine 5'-phosphate oxidase family protein, whose translation MLENDAFRILDRQECLRLLAEVPVGRVVYTQQALPAVLPVDFSLDGDASVLLHTSAGSDLVRAVDGVVVAFEADEFTAATRSGWSVIVTGRASVVTDAAEHERLSRTGPRSWTPVRDGVFVRIESELVTGREITGARTTR comes from the coding sequence ATGCTCGAGAACGACGCCTTTCGCATCCTCGACCGGCAGGAGTGCCTCCGCCTGCTGGCCGAGGTGCCGGTCGGCCGGGTCGTGTACACCCAGCAGGCGCTGCCCGCGGTCCTCCCGGTCGATTTCTCCCTGGACGGGGACGCTTCCGTCCTGCTCCACACCTCGGCCGGCTCTGATCTCGTCCGTGCCGTCGACGGTGTCGTGGTCGCCTTCGAGGCGGACGAGTTCACCGCGGCGACCCGATCCGGCTGGAGCGTGATCGTCACCGGCCGGGCCTCCGTGGTGACCGACGCCGCGGAGCACGAACGGCTCTCGCGGACCGGTCCGCGTTCCTGGACGCCCGTACGCGACGGGGTCTTCGTGCGCATCGAGTCCGAGCTGGTCACCGGACGCGAGATCACGGGCGCGCGCACCACGCGATGA
- a CDS encoding CBS domain-containing protein, with the protein MLHRRTVGDVMTEEVVTLRPTTPLQETAALLDANDIVAAPVVDDDGALVGVVSASDVLRHETGTPDPQGQDGTDEHAWSKARARTAGELMSSPVFTARADWTIPRAARELRRRHVKQLPVVGDDGLLTGIVTRSDLLDAFIRSDAEIRGEVEQDVLGRILGLDEGTVAVEVQDGVVTLRGHVPEPRLVAVTVGLCQGVDGVVAVDAHLFVGRPG; encoded by the coding sequence ATGCTGCACCGCCGCACGGTCGGAGACGTGATGACCGAGGAGGTCGTCACCCTCCGCCCCACCACACCCCTCCAGGAGACGGCCGCCCTGCTGGACGCGAACGACATCGTCGCGGCACCGGTCGTCGACGACGACGGCGCCCTCGTCGGCGTCGTGTCCGCGTCCGACGTGCTGCGGCACGAGACCGGCACCCCTGATCCGCAGGGACAGGACGGGACCGACGAGCACGCCTGGAGCAAGGCCCGGGCACGGACCGCGGGCGAGCTCATGAGCAGCCCCGTCTTCACCGCCCGCGCCGACTGGACGATCCCCCGGGCCGCGCGGGAGCTCCGCAGGCGGCACGTCAAGCAGCTGCCGGTGGTCGGTGACGACGGACTCCTCACCGGCATCGTCACCCGCAGCGACCTGCTCGACGCCTTCATCCGCTCGGACGCCGAGATCCGCGGCGAGGTCGAGCAGGACGTCCTGGGGCGCATCCTCGGCCTGGACGAGGGCACCGTCGCCGTCGAGGTCCAGGACGGGGTCGTCACCCTCCGGGGACACGTCCCGGAACCGCGTCTCGTTGCGGTGACCGTGGGCCTGTGCCAGGGCGTCGACGGTGTCGTCGCCGTGGACGCCCACCTCTTCGTCGGCCGGCCGGGCTAG
- a CDS encoding gas vesicle protein — MTSYPERLTPGDGGRPSGASPYPAAGGLPGGGVAPMQPRRDGDGSLAHVVETLLDKGLVLNADIMVSVAGVELLGIRLRAALASFETAARYGLEFPSGTDTETAAWRQTREEKETCPACGKRAPVEQLLNEWCPWCGWRSAQARMAEDTGRAPEALTAGEDRPAAVHGDGAAEAGTPSSAEPERRDG; from the coding sequence ATGACCAGTTATCCCGAGAGGTTGACGCCGGGCGACGGCGGGCGCCCGTCCGGGGCTTCCCCGTACCCGGCCGCCGGTGGGCTGCCGGGAGGCGGCGTCGCTCCGATGCAGCCCCGGCGGGACGGCGACGGCAGCCTGGCGCACGTGGTCGAGACCCTGCTGGACAAGGGGCTCGTGCTCAATGCCGACATCATGGTGTCGGTGGCCGGGGTCGAACTGCTGGGGATCCGGCTGCGTGCGGCGCTGGCCTCGTTCGAGACCGCCGCCCGTTACGGTCTGGAGTTCCCCTCCGGCACGGACACGGAGACCGCCGCGTGGCGGCAGACCCGCGAGGAGAAGGAGACCTGCCCGGCCTGCGGCAAGCGTGCCCCCGTCGAGCAGTTGCTGAACGAGTGGTGCCCTTGGTGCGGCTGGCGCAGCGCCCAGGCCCGGATGGCGGAGGACACCGGACGGGCGCCGGAAGCCCTGACGGCCGGTGAGGACCGTCCCGCCGCCGTCCACGGGGACGGGGCCGCCGAAGCCGGCACGCCCTCCTCCGCGGAGCCGGAGCGGCGTGATGGCTGA
- the gvpJ gene encoding gas vesicle protein GvpJ, with amino-acid sequence MTLDDLVEVLLNKGAVLHLDLIVAVADIPLIGVSIRAAVAGMETMLEYGMMRHWDEATRAWAERSVTRRALELREGEGVIRTMSGGHLLTGDVYKGWRPGTVHLTDQRLVVLRDEPREILWQTELTAVRAVRLVPERTVGGEERLRVEVTSADGGRELLSAREPEELHDLLTRACAGRLAPALPRGPVPDEEPPLAQGHLWFWEPRRAGPLWRGGQARLTADRLVWKSPVDSGPALVLSTADITGVRRLPGYGPAGEGSVLAVDTAADGEVRLAADDPDAWEQRLNAASPMAAVG; translated from the coding sequence GTGACCCTGGACGACCTGGTGGAGGTCCTGCTGAACAAGGGCGCGGTCCTGCACCTGGACCTCATCGTCGCAGTGGCCGACATCCCGCTGATCGGCGTCTCGATCCGGGCCGCCGTCGCGGGAATGGAGACGATGCTCGAGTACGGCATGATGCGCCACTGGGACGAGGCCACCCGCGCCTGGGCCGAGCGGTCCGTCACGCGCCGTGCCCTCGAACTGCGGGAGGGCGAGGGCGTCATCCGCACGATGAGCGGCGGCCACCTGCTGACGGGGGACGTCTACAAGGGGTGGCGGCCCGGCACCGTCCACCTCACCGATCAGCGTCTCGTCGTCCTGCGCGACGAACCGCGCGAGATCCTCTGGCAGACGGAGCTGACGGCGGTGCGCGCCGTGCGACTGGTGCCGGAGCGGACCGTCGGCGGCGAGGAACGTCTGCGCGTGGAGGTCACGTCGGCCGACGGCGGGCGGGAACTGCTCTCCGCCCGGGAGCCCGAGGAACTGCACGACCTGCTCACCCGGGCCTGCGCCGGACGCCTGGCGCCCGCCCTCCCGCGCGGACCCGTCCCGGACGAGGAGCCCCCGCTCGCCCAGGGGCACCTGTGGTTCTGGGAACCGCGCCGGGCGGGCCCGTTGTGGCGCGGTGGACAGGCACGGCTGACCGCCGACCGGCTGGTCTGGAAGTCGCCCGTGGACTCCGGACCGGCGCTGGTGCTGTCCACGGCCGACATCACCGGGGTACGACGGCTGCCCGGGTACGGTCCCGCCGGCGAGGGCAGCGTCCTGGCGGTCGACACCGCCGCGGACGGCGAGGTGCGGCTCGCGGCGGACGATCCGGACGCCTGGGAACAGCGGCTGAACGCCGCCTCGCCCATGGCGGCCGTCGGATGA
- a CDS encoding gas vesicle protein K, producing the protein MPLTVDEKSLKHGVLSLVVTLVEVIQEALDRQALRRIEGGDLNPEEAERLADALLELDEAMEQIKEDHGIVSSVADLHRGLDEVVDDVVDKLINPRRWAEEAQG; encoded by the coding sequence ATGCCGTTGACCGTCGACGAGAAAAGCCTGAAACACGGGGTGCTCTCCCTCGTGGTCACCTTGGTGGAGGTCATCCAGGAGGCGCTGGACCGGCAGGCACTGCGCCGCATCGAAGGCGGCGACCTGAACCCCGAGGAGGCCGAGCGGCTGGCGGACGCCCTGCTGGAACTGGACGAGGCGATGGAACAGATCAAGGAGGACCACGGCATCGTCTCCTCGGTGGCCGACCTGCACCGCGGTCTGGACGAGGTGGTCGACGACGTCGTGGACAAACTGATCAACCCCCGGCGCTGGGCGGAGGAGGCACAGGGATGA
- a CDS encoding GvpL/GvpF family gas vesicle protein: MTDGTALYVYALVPDRPGAADGVTGLDGRPLRLVGAAGTGVAALVHDAEPAPFQGGDEQVRRWVAEQSRAVTTVWERTGSVLPMTFNVLVAGEPPSEDRPGAGRGAEQRLTDWITDQEPHLTGRLEELAGRCELRVEITLERQAAAAGDPVPGTRGAEPGGRSPGMLRLLAKQREQQARNAAGELADTLHARIRRRLLSVAEDFRDRGPAHRAADETHVLSAALLVRHEDIDAVGTVLSETQAAQPACRIRFLGPWPPYSFTEAEHRPRDGEMPSLRPDAPSTPAPGGRP; this comes from the coding sequence ATGACCGACGGGACCGCCCTGTACGTGTACGCGCTCGTCCCCGACCGGCCGGGCGCCGCCGACGGCGTCACCGGCCTCGACGGCCGCCCCTTGCGACTGGTCGGCGCCGCGGGCACCGGCGTCGCCGCGCTGGTGCACGATGCCGAGCCGGCGCCCTTCCAGGGCGGTGACGAGCAGGTGCGCCGCTGGGTGGCGGAGCAGAGCCGCGCGGTCACCACCGTCTGGGAACGAACCGGCAGCGTCCTGCCGATGACGTTCAACGTCCTGGTCGCCGGCGAGCCGCCGTCCGAGGACCGTCCCGGCGCCGGACGCGGCGCCGAACAGCGGCTGACGGACTGGATCACCGACCAGGAACCCCACCTCACCGGCCGGCTCGAGGAACTGGCCGGCCGGTGCGAACTGCGCGTGGAGATCACCCTGGAACGCCAGGCCGCCGCGGCCGGCGACCCGGTGCCGGGGACCCGTGGGGCGGAACCCGGCGGACGCTCGCCGGGGATGCTCAGACTGCTGGCCAAACAACGCGAGCAGCAGGCCCGGAACGCGGCCGGGGAACTCGCCGACACGCTGCACGCCCGGATCCGGCGCCGTCTGCTGTCGGTCGCGGAGGACTTCCGGGACCGCGGCCCCGCCCACCGGGCGGCCGACGAGACACACGTCCTGTCCGCCGCGCTGCTCGTCCGGCACGAGGACATCGACGCCGTCGGCACCGTACTGAGCGAGACACAGGCCGCTCAGCCCGCCTGCCGCATCCGCTTCCTCGGGCCCTGGCCGCCGTACTCCTTCACCGAGGCCGAACACCGCCCGCGCGACGGCGAGATGCCCTCGCTGCGTCCGGACGCCCCTTCCACGCCGGCGCCGGGCGGCCGGCCGTGA
- a CDS encoding pyridoxamine 5'-phosphate oxidase family protein, with product MNPDDGFRALPRQECLRLLAKAPLGRIVYTRRALPAVLPVNFGLDTDDAVLLRTAAGSDLVRAIDGAVVAFEADEVDAARRSGWSVVVTGAATVVTDPAEHRRLSRTGPVSWVPAPQEVFVRIEPELITGRELVGGRTPYGVDLTA from the coding sequence ATGAACCCCGACGACGGTTTCCGCGCACTCCCGCGGCAGGAGTGCCTGCGGCTGCTGGCCAAGGCGCCCCTCGGCCGCATCGTCTACACACGCCGGGCCCTGCCCGCCGTGCTGCCGGTCAACTTCGGCCTCGACACCGACGACGCCGTCCTGCTGCGCACCGCCGCGGGCTCGGACCTGGTCCGCGCGATCGACGGCGCGGTCGTCGCCTTCGAGGCGGACGAGGTCGACGCCGCCCGGCGGTCCGGCTGGAGCGTGGTGGTCACGGGCGCGGCCACGGTGGTGACCGACCCCGCCGAGCACCGACGCCTGTCCCGCACCGGCCCGGTCTCCTGGGTGCCCGCCCCGCAGGAGGTCTTCGTCCGCATCGAACCCGAGCTGATCACGGGCCGCGAACTCGTCGGCGGCCGCACCCCGTACGGCGTGGACCTCACCGCCTGA
- a CDS encoding vitamin K epoxide reductase family protein produces MVLAGTIGWHASFRLTVDDWRLLRNPAHQPSRDISPVVSRGSVMSSPQGSLFGFPGVLLGALRGAPAAVARAGRRGGGGSRVRALAGGAVAPRAEHDLRTARPSGPSPSRSSGTCTRTAWNREPSGLPGAC; encoded by the coding sequence ATGGTCCTCGCCGGGACCATCGGCTGGCACGCCTCCTTCCGGCTCACGGTCGACGACTGGCGGCTGCTGCGTAACCCCGCCCACCAGCCGTCCCGCGACATCAGCCCCGTCGTGAGCCGCGGCAGTGTCATGTCCAGCCCGCAGGGCAGCCTGTTCGGCTTCCCCGGCGTGCTCCTCGGCGCTCTCCGGGGCGCGCCGGCGGCTGTGGCTCGCGCCGGACGCCGGGGCGGCGGCGGGAGTCGTGTTCGTGCACTGGCCGGTGGGGCGGTCGCTCCACGAGCTGAACACGATCTGCGTACTGCGCGGCCGTCTGGGCCGTCACCGTCGCGCTCTTCCGGTACGTGCACCCGGACCGCATGGAACAGGGAGCCGTCAGGACTCCCCGGAGCGTGCTGA
- a CDS encoding HAMP domain-containing sensor histidine kinase, protein MNASRGRSRWWPRSVRARAALAAALTAAVVLTGIGWWVHQEVYRRSLSVAHEKARDDLLALVDQLEKGHVPSPRRAVPYEVVATGRHTAVAAGGGMDDFDPGAGHVLPAPAARTTPMPDGGAERGYAYQPIRIPDRSDYDPGGGNVPHLAGRTYEILYDDIRAGQLSREQAAALGVRPDATLRAYVVLVPDTAEDMAAAIDDLLLRAGLAGLVLIGAVAYVTVRVALRPVEAVRRLTASVTDPRERVTVPATAHEITALATAINTTLRRLDHAAAQQRRFVADAAHELRSPLTTLLTSLEVALAHPERTDWPATATTAARQTRRLQGLAEDLLLLARLDTRAPTTDPEPVDLSALTSELTEHHPLAARKVKPTLESTGPAYVRGTRDELERLLRNLLDNAARHAAHRIQVTVRSEDDQVVVTVHDDGPGVPAEDAERIFERFVRLDDARSRDQGGTGLGLAIARDLAQRHGGTLTLAPRTLGACFELRLPQAPAPDPDADAG, encoded by the coding sequence GTGAACGCGAGCAGGGGACGAAGCCGCTGGTGGCCTCGTTCGGTACGGGCCCGCGCGGCCCTCGCCGCGGCGCTGACCGCCGCGGTCGTCCTGACCGGCATCGGCTGGTGGGTGCACCAGGAGGTCTACCGGCGGAGTCTGTCGGTCGCGCATGAGAAGGCCCGTGACGACCTCCTCGCCCTCGTCGACCAGCTCGAGAAGGGCCACGTCCCCAGTCCGCGGCGCGCCGTGCCGTACGAGGTCGTGGCGACCGGCCGGCACACCGCCGTGGCCGCCGGCGGGGGCATGGACGACTTCGACCCGGGTGCCGGACACGTGCTGCCCGCCCCTGCCGCGCGCACGACTCCGATGCCGGACGGTGGCGCGGAACGGGGCTACGCGTACCAGCCCATCCGCATACCGGACCGCTCCGACTACGACCCGGGCGGCGGCAACGTCCCTCACCTGGCCGGCCGGACCTACGAGATCCTGTACGACGACATCCGGGCCGGACAGCTGAGCCGTGAACAGGCCGCCGCGCTCGGCGTCCGCCCCGACGCCACCCTGCGGGCCTACGTCGTCCTGGTCCCGGACACCGCCGAGGACATGGCCGCAGCCATCGACGACCTGCTGCTGCGCGCCGGCCTCGCCGGCCTCGTCCTCATCGGAGCCGTCGCCTACGTCACCGTCCGCGTCGCGCTCCGGCCCGTCGAAGCCGTCCGCCGCCTCACCGCCTCGGTCACCGATCCGCGCGAACGTGTCACCGTCCCCGCCACCGCCCACGAGATCACCGCCCTCGCCACCGCCATCAACACCACGCTCCGACGGCTCGATCACGCCGCCGCCCAGCAGCGCCGGTTCGTCGCCGACGCCGCCCACGAGCTGCGCAGCCCGCTCACCACCCTGCTGACCAGCCTGGAGGTGGCCCTCGCCCACCCGGAACGCACCGACTGGCCCGCCACCGCCACGACCGCCGCACGGCAGACCCGCCGCCTCCAGGGGCTCGCCGAGGACCTGCTGCTGCTCGCCCGCCTCGACACCCGCGCCCCGACGACCGACCCCGAGCCCGTCGACCTGAGCGCCCTCACCTCCGAGCTGACCGAGCACCACCCCCTCGCCGCACGCAAGGTGAAACCCACCCTCGAAAGCACCGGCCCCGCGTACGTCCGCGGTACTCGCGACGAACTCGAACGGCTGCTGCGCAACCTCCTCGACAACGCCGCCCGCCACGCCGCCCACCGCATCCAGGTGACCGTCCGGAGCGAGGACGACCAGGTCGTCGTGACGGTGCACGACGACGGGCCGGGCGTGCCGGCCGAGGACGCCGAGCGGATCTTCGAACGCTTCGTCCGGCTGGACGACGCCCGCTCCCGCGACCAGGGAGGAACCGGTCTGGGCCTCGCCATCGCCCGTGACCTGGCCCAGCGGCACGGAGGCACCCTCACCCTCGCCCCGCGCACCCTCGGAGCGTGCTTCGAGCTGCGCCTGCCGCAGGCCCCCGCCCCGGACCCGGACGCGGACGCGGGCTGA